Proteins encoded together in one Planctomyces sp. SH-PL14 window:
- a CDS encoding Tad domain-containing protein yields MHLHRRVPASVRNRRGSVLVLSALVLFVALAFTALVVDLSYISLTRTELQNAADAASMGGALELGLATSPSAASSALAKQAAFQAAVDVAAANRGGGRSSIYVDPTKDIRVGQYRYDLATGTYKTEWNVAPYNLVEVVARRDTAGSTSGDGPLDLFFAPVLGRDTTTTRVASRAALQPGAGFYLEPGSAGSIGILPIALDNPTWAALINGTGLDQYTVNANGTVSLGPDGVREVNLYPNGTADLPPGNRGTVDIGSPNNSTADLVRQIRYGLNDFDMSFFPNREIRFDKGPITLNGDTGLSAGIKDDLEAIKGQPRAIPIFTAVSGPGNNANYTISKFVGVRIVFVNLTGKPTSKAVIVQPTPYSAPQVIVAPNKVITTDTIWGPPGIVQ; encoded by the coding sequence ATGCACCTCCATCGTCGAGTCCCCGCTTCCGTCCGGAACCGCCGGGGAAGCGTCCTGGTTCTCTCCGCGCTGGTCCTGTTCGTGGCCCTGGCCTTCACCGCCCTGGTGGTGGACCTGAGCTACATCTCGCTCACCCGGACCGAGCTTCAGAACGCCGCCGACGCCGCCTCGATGGGGGGCGCGCTCGAGCTGGGACTGGCGACGAGCCCGTCCGCCGCCAGCAGCGCCCTGGCCAAGCAGGCCGCCTTCCAGGCTGCGGTCGACGTGGCGGCCGCCAACCGCGGCGGGGGACGGTCCTCGATCTATGTCGACCCCACGAAGGACATCCGGGTCGGGCAGTACCGCTATGACCTCGCCACAGGGACGTACAAGACGGAATGGAACGTCGCCCCCTACAACCTGGTCGAGGTCGTGGCCCGGCGGGACACCGCGGGAAGCACCTCGGGTGACGGTCCGCTCGACCTGTTCTTCGCCCCCGTGCTGGGGCGCGACACCACGACCACGCGCGTCGCCTCGCGGGCCGCGCTGCAGCCGGGGGCCGGCTTCTACCTGGAGCCGGGGAGCGCCGGGAGCATCGGGATCCTGCCGATCGCGCTCGACAATCCGACCTGGGCCGCCCTCATCAACGGCACCGGCCTGGACCAGTACACCGTGAACGCCAACGGGACCGTGAGCTTGGGGCCGGACGGCGTCCGCGAGGTAAACCTGTATCCGAACGGGACCGCCGATCTCCCTCCCGGCAACCGGGGGACGGTCGACATCGGCAGCCCGAACAACAGCACCGCGGACCTTGTGCGGCAGATCCGGTACGGCCTCAACGACTTCGACATGTCGTTCTTCCCGAATCGGGAGATTCGCTTCGACAAGGGGCCGATCACGCTCAACGGGGACACCGGCCTCAGCGCCGGGATCAAGGACGACCTGGAGGCGATCAAGGGGCAGCCCCGCGCCATCCCGATCTTCACCGCGGTCAGCGGGCCGGGGAACAACGCCAACTACACGATCAGCAAGTTCGTGGGGGTCCGGATCGTCTTCGTCAACCTCACGGGAAAACCGACGTCCAAGGCGGTGATCGTGCAGCCGACTCCTTACAGCGCGCCCCAGGTCATCGTGGCGCCGAACAAGGTCATCACCACGGACACCATCTGGGGGCCGCCGGGAATCGTGCAGTGA
- a CDS encoding TadE/TadG family type IV pilus assembly protein, with product MRSARCSRGSQSAFLQRFAPRRWFGPVISHGEPRRGAALVETALVLPIFMMIMVGIVEFGRAFMVANMLAESARHGARIAIVPGATNTSVESEVKTRVSELAHVRAADVTVAITIAPDPRNSNPNGVLSVSQKRDLVTVAIQVPFSKVNLVPIEWLSGVNLSARCSMRHE from the coding sequence ATGCGTTCCGCACGTTGCTCACGCGGTTCCCAATCGGCCTTCCTGCAGCGCTTCGCGCCCCGCCGGTGGTTCGGCCCTGTCATCTCCCACGGCGAGCCGCGCCGCGGGGCGGCCCTGGTCGAGACGGCCCTGGTCCTGCCGATCTTCATGATGATCATGGTCGGGATCGTGGAGTTCGGCCGGGCCTTCATGGTGGCCAACATGCTGGCGGAGTCGGCGCGCCACGGCGCGCGGATCGCGATCGTCCCTGGGGCGACGAACACCTCCGTCGAGAGCGAGGTCAAGACGCGGGTCAGCGAGCTGGCGCATGTCCGCGCGGCCGACGTGACGGTCGCGATCACGATCGCGCCGGACCCGCGGAACTCGAATCCGAATGGTGTCCTCAGCGTGTCGCAGAAGCGCGACCTGGTGACGGTGGCGATCCAGGTGCCGTTCAGCAAGGTGAACCTGGTGCCGATCGAATGGCTGAGCGGCGTGAATCTGAGCGCGCGGTGCTCAATGCGTCACGAGTAG
- the glgA gene encoding glycogen synthase GlgA produces the protein MKIVIASSEAIPFSKTGGLADVASGLAKALHQDGHDVTLILPHYRRLTPPHLVGEPLGAINVKIGEKQAEAHLLRGNMPGSSVRVVLVDKPDYFDRAALYTEKGHDYHDNCERYVFFSRAVLDAARFLNLQPDVFHSNDWQTGIVPALVKTEWRRQAGCETTGAVFTIHNMAFQGKFPWWDMRLTGMSWEYFTYQQMEYYGDLNLMKTGIVFSDVTTTVSPTYAREICRPEYGYGLDTALALRGPRLIGILNGVDTEEWNPATDKYLNTKYTADSFQEGKATNKRELQQEMGLPQRAEPLLFGMISRLTDQKGLDLILAKAEDLLKADIQMVFLGTGDIRTENAITELAHRFPQKVAVRIGFDEGLAHRIEAGADAYLMPSRFEPCGLNQQYSSLYGTPPVVMSVGGLADSVVDTTPETLMNGTATGFKFSTYTPEQFISAVWRCVGCYLHDRMGWKKLVENGMRRDWSWKRGATEFVQAYQRAIQLAKT, from the coding sequence ATGAAGATCGTCATCGCGAGTTCAGAGGCCATCCCGTTTTCCAAAACGGGAGGCCTCGCGGACGTGGCGAGCGGATTGGCCAAAGCGCTGCATCAGGACGGTCACGATGTCACCCTCATCCTGCCGCATTATCGGCGGCTGACCCCACCGCATCTCGTTGGCGAGCCGCTCGGGGCGATCAACGTCAAGATCGGCGAGAAGCAGGCGGAGGCGCACCTGCTCCGCGGCAACATGCCGGGCAGCTCCGTGCGCGTCGTCCTGGTCGACAAGCCGGACTACTTCGACCGGGCCGCCCTCTACACGGAGAAGGGGCACGACTACCACGACAACTGCGAGCGGTACGTCTTCTTCAGCCGCGCCGTCCTCGACGCGGCCCGCTTCCTGAACCTCCAGCCGGACGTCTTTCATTCGAACGACTGGCAGACGGGGATTGTCCCGGCGCTCGTCAAGACGGAGTGGCGGCGGCAGGCGGGATGTGAGACGACCGGGGCAGTCTTCACGATCCACAACATGGCGTTCCAGGGGAAGTTCCCCTGGTGGGACATGCGGCTCACCGGCATGAGCTGGGAGTACTTTACCTATCAGCAGATGGAGTACTACGGCGACCTCAACCTGATGAAGACCGGGATCGTCTTCTCGGACGTCACGACGACCGTCAGCCCCACGTACGCCCGCGAGATCTGCCGTCCTGAGTATGGCTACGGCCTCGACACCGCGCTGGCCCTTCGCGGTCCGCGGCTGATCGGGATCCTGAACGGCGTCGACACCGAGGAGTGGAACCCGGCGACCGACAAGTACCTCAACACCAAGTACACGGCGGACAGCTTCCAGGAGGGGAAAGCGACCAACAAGCGGGAGCTCCAGCAGGAGATGGGGCTGCCGCAGCGGGCGGAGCCGCTCCTCTTTGGAATGATCTCCCGTCTCACGGACCAGAAGGGGCTGGACCTGATCCTGGCCAAGGCGGAGGACCTGCTCAAGGCGGACATCCAGATGGTGTTCCTGGGGACGGGCGATATCCGGACCGAGAACGCGATCACGGAGCTGGCCCATCGTTTCCCGCAGAAGGTGGCGGTCCGGATCGGCTTCGACGAAGGGCTGGCTCACCGGATCGAGGCGGGGGCGGATGCGTACCTGATGCCGAGCCGGTTCGAGCCGTGCGGGCTGAACCAGCAGTACAGTTCGCTGTACGGCACGCCGCCGGTGGTGATGAGCGTTGGGGGGCTGGCCGATTCGGTGGTCGACACGACACCGGAGACGCTTATGAACGGGACGGCGACGGGCTTCAAGTTCTCGACGTACACGCCGGAGCAGTTCATCAGTGCGGTGTGGCGTTGCGTGGGGTGTTACCTGCACGACCGGATGGGCTGGAAGAAGCTGGTCGAGAACGGGATGCGCCGGGACTGGTCGTGGAAGCGGGGCGCGACGGAGTTTGTGCAGGCGTACCAGCGGGCGATTCAGCTGGCGAAGACATAG